In one Massilia endophytica genomic region, the following are encoded:
- the lptA gene encoding lipopolysaccharide transport periplasmic protein LptA, translating into MKYLIKPILAAAALLAAALPASAEKADSSKPTQIEANQGTSDEVKQTRTLIGDVVLTRGTLIMKAGRALVTTDPQGYQYVTFWGAPGALATFRQKRDGGDLWIEGEAERIEYDNKAEIVRLISKAKVRRLEGVKPTEDVEGPFISYDSRKEFFTVENSSSGQSKPGSGRVRMVIQPNSRAATAPAPAPGK; encoded by the coding sequence ATGAAATACCTGATCAAACCAATCCTCGCCGCGGCAGCCCTGCTGGCTGCGGCCTTGCCTGCGTCGGCCGAGAAAGCCGACTCCAGCAAGCCCACGCAGATCGAAGCGAACCAGGGCACTTCGGACGAAGTGAAGCAGACCCGCACCCTGATCGGCGACGTGGTGCTCACCCGCGGCACCCTGATCATGAAGGCAGGCCGCGCCCTGGTGACCACCGATCCGCAAGGCTACCAGTACGTGACCTTCTGGGGCGCGCCCGGCGCGCTGGCCACCTTCCGCCAGAAGCGCGATGGCGGCGACCTGTGGATCGAAGGCGAGGCCGAACGCATCGAGTACGACAACAAGGCGGAAATCGTGCGCCTCATCTCCAAGGCCAAGGTGCGCCGCCTGGAAGGCGTGAAGCCCACCGAGGACGTGGAAGGCCCCTTCATCTCCTACGACAGCCGCAAGGAATTCTTCACCGTGGAGAACAGCTCCTCCGGCCAGAGCAAGCCTGGCAGCGGCCGCGTGAGGATGGTGATCCAGCCGAACTCCAGGGCGGCTACCGCTCCTGCACCGGCGCCGGGGAAATAA
- the lptB gene encoding LPS export ABC transporter ATP-binding protein, with amino-acid sequence MQGQSCGSTLIVRGLQKSYGKRQVVHDVSLQVECGEVVGLLGPNGAGKTTSFYMIVGLVPSDAGTIDISGTDISNLAIHQRATMGLSYLPQEASVFRKLTVEENIRAVLEIQKVDGKALTKAQIDERLDTLLADLQIEKLRENPALSLSGGERRRVEIARALATNPRFVLLDEPFAGVDPIAVIEIQRIVRFLKERGIGVLITDHNVRETLGICDRAYIINQGSVLASGRPDDIIADESVRRVYLGEHFRM; translated from the coding sequence ATGCAAGGACAAAGCTGCGGCAGTACCCTCATCGTTCGCGGATTGCAGAAGAGCTACGGCAAGCGCCAGGTGGTGCATGACGTGTCGCTGCAGGTGGAATGCGGGGAAGTGGTAGGCCTGCTGGGACCGAACGGCGCGGGCAAGACCACCTCCTTCTACATGATCGTGGGCCTCGTGCCTTCGGACGCGGGCACCATCGACATCAGCGGCACGGACATCTCCAACCTGGCCATCCACCAGCGCGCCACCATGGGGCTTTCCTATCTCCCGCAGGAAGCTTCCGTGTTCCGCAAGCTCACGGTGGAAGAGAATATCCGCGCCGTGCTGGAGATCCAGAAGGTGGACGGCAAGGCCCTGACCAAGGCGCAGATCGACGAGCGCCTGGACACGCTGCTGGCGGACCTGCAGATCGAGAAGCTGCGCGAGAATCCGGCCCTGTCGCTGTCAGGCGGCGAGCGCCGCCGCGTGGAAATTGCGCGCGCCCTCGCCACCAATCCGCGTTTCGTGCTGCTGGACGAGCCTTTCGCTGGCGTGGACCCGATTGCGGTCATAGAGATTCAACGGATTGTGCGCTTCCTCAAGGAGCGCGGCATTGGCGTACTGATTACCGACCACAATGTGCGCGAAACGCTTGGCATCTGCGATCGCGCCTATATCATTAACCAGGGCAGCGTGCTGGCTTCCGGCCGCCCCGATGACATCATCGCCGACGAATCCGTACGCCGAGTCTATCTCGGCGAGCATTTCCGCATGTAA